In Notamacropus eugenii isolate mMacEug1 chromosome 1, mMacEug1.pri_v2, whole genome shotgun sequence, one genomic interval encodes:
- the LOC140532865 gene encoding kelch-like protein 9, whose product MDHCGPGGELLAAIGERCLGPDEEAHVKASLGSGGGGGGGGGGEMGVSAHLQSSKAGTTRFFRSNTHSSVVLRGFDQLRGEGLLCDVSLLPGDGDEAFPVHRAMMASASDYFKAMFTGGMKEQELKCIKLHGVNKVGLKKIIDFIYTAKLSLTMDNLQDTLEAASFLQVLPALDFCKVFLISGVSLENCVEVGRLANTYNLTEVDKYVNNFILRNFPALLHSGEFEKLPFERLAAALASNSLQHCGELELFKAACRWLRHEEPRMELAPKLMKNIRFPLMSPQDLINYVQTVDFMRADNTCVNLLLEASNYQMMPYMQPVMQSERTAIRSDSTHLVTLGGVLRQQLVVSKELRMYDEKANEWKSLAPMDAPRYQHGIAVIGNFLYVVGGQSNYDTKGKTAVDTVFRFDPRSNKWILVAPLNEKRTFFHLSALKGHLYAVGGRNAAGELATVECYSPRMNEWSYVAKMSEPHYGHAGTVYGGLMYISGGITHDTFQKELMCFDPDTDKWSQKAPMTTVRGLHCMCTVGEKLYVIGGNHFRGTSDYDDVLSCEYYLPALDQWTPIAAMLRGQSDVGVAVFEDKIYVVGGYSWNNRCMVEIVQKYDPEKDEWHKVFDLPESLGGIRACTLTVFPPEENTGSPSRESPLSAP is encoded by the coding sequence ATGGACCATTGCGGCCCCGGAGGGGAGCTCCTGGCGGCCATCGGCGAGCGGTGCCTGGGGCCCGACGAGGAGGCTCACGTGAAGGCGTCTCTggggagcggcggcggcggcggcggcggcggcggcggcgagaTGGGCGTGTCCGCCCACTTGCAGTCGTCCAAGGCCGGCACGACCCGGTTCTTCCGCAGCAACACGCACAGCTCGGTGGTGCTGCGGGGCTTCGACCAGCTGCGCGGGGAGGGCTTGCTGTGCGACGTGAGCCTGCTGCCCGGCGACGGCGATGAAGCGTTCCCCGTGCACCGGGCCATGATGGCCTCGGCCAGCGACTACTTCAAGGCCATGTTCACGGGGGGCATGAAGGAGCAGGAGCTCAAGTGCATCAAGCTGCACGGCGTGAACAAGGTGGGCCTCAAGAAGATCATCGACTTCATCTACACGGCCAAGCTGTCGCTGACCATGGACAACCTGCAGGACACGCTGGAGGCGGCCAGCTTCCTGCAGGTGCTGCCGGCCCTGGACTTCTGCAAGGTCTTCCTCATCTCGGGCGTGTCCCTGGAGAACTGCGTGGAGGTGGGGCGGCTGGCCAACACCTACAACCTGACGGAGGTGGACAAGTACGTGAACAACTTCATCCTGCGCAACTTCCCCGCGCTGCTGCACAGCGGCGAGTTCGAGAAGCTGCCCTTCGAGCGGCTGGCCGCGGCGCTGGCCAGCAACAGCCTGCAGCACTGCGGCGAGCTGGAGCTCTTCAAGGCCGCGTGCCGCTGGCTGCGCCACGAGGAGCCGCGCATGGAGCTGGCGCCCAAGCTCATGAAGAACATCCGCTTCCCGCTCATGTCGCCGCAGGACCTCATCAACTACGTGCAGACGGTGGACTTCATGCGGGCCGACAACACCTGCGTGAACCTGCTGCTGGAGGCCAGCAACTACCAGATGATGCCCTACATGCAGCCCGTCATGCAGTCGGAGCGCACGGCCATCCGCTCGGACAGCACGCACCTGGTCACCCTGGGCGGGGTGCTGCGGCAGCAGCTGGTGGTCAGCAAGGAGCTGCGCATGTACGACGAGAAGGCCAACGAGTGGAAGTCCCTGGCGCCCATGGACGCGCCCCGCTACCAGCACGGCATCGCCGTCATCGGCAACTTCCTCTACGTGGTGGGGGGCCAGAGCAACTACGACACCAAGGGCAAGACGGCCGTGGACACGGTCTTCCGCTTCGACCCGCGCTCCAACAAGTGGATCCTGGTGGCGCCGCTCAACGAGAAGCGCACCTTCTTCCACCTGAGCGCCCTCAAGGGCCACCTGTACGCCGTCGGGGGCCGCAACGCGGCGGGCGAGCTGGCCACGGTGGAGTGCTACAGCCCGCGCATGAACGAGTGGAGCTACGTGGCCAAGATGAGCGAGCCGCACTACGGCCACGCGGGCACCGTCTACGGCGGCCTCATGTACATCTCGGGGGGCATCACTCATGACACGTTCCAGAAGGAGCTCATGTGCTTCGACCCGGACACGGACAAGTGGAGCCAGAAGGCGCCCATGACCACCGTCAGGGGGCTGCACTGCATGTGTACTGTGGGAGAGAAGCTCTACGTGATCGGAGGAAACCACTTTCGGGGCACCAGCGATTATGACGACGTGCTCAGCTGCGAGTACTACCTGCCGGCCCTGGACCAGTGGACCCCCATCGCCGCCATGTTGAGGGGCCAGAGCGACGTCGGGGTGGCGGTGTTCGAGGATAAGATCTACGTGGTGGGGGGGTACTCGTGGAACAACCGCTGCATGGTCGAGATCGTCCAGAAGTACGACCCCGAGAAGGACGAGTGGCACAAGGTCTTCGACCTGCCCGAGTCCCTCGGGGGCATCCGGGCCTGCACCCTCACCGTGTTTCCTCCCGAGGAGAACACGGGGTCCCCTTCCCGAGAGTCCCCTCTGTCCGCCCCTTAA